A genomic region of Catalinimonas niigatensis contains the following coding sequences:
- a CDS encoding sulfatase → MNDSVKGRYYSITTQVLSQLEMGIMREVPAKPTCQQSWFGLEMFMLLLLLGSLPIGALQAQEKGDRPNILFIASDDLNDWIGALNGHPQVLTPNIDRLAKRGTLFTNAHTQAPLCNPSRVSIMTGLRPSTTGIYGLAPRHRQVDKTKDVVTLPQYFATNGYRTMSAGKVFHGGITPKEREVEFQEWGPDGGHKPFPEEKIVKVPLDMVDHPLIDWGVFPEEEDSLMDDYKVASWAVKQLEVLGEGESNKPFFMAVGFNKPHVPLYTTQKWFDLYPEEEVILPPAPEGDRDDIPDFAWYLHWYLPEPRLSWVIKNNEWRAKVRAYLATISFMDEQVGRVLDALEAQGLADNTIVVFWSDHGYHMGEKGITGKNTLWERSTRIPLIFAGPGVTAGAKSSQPAELLDMYPTLVALAGLPEKEEIEGISLMPQLKDANASRERPAMTTHNPGNHTVRTERWRYIRYADGSEELYDHLRDKDEWANLAAHPEYAEIKEELATWLPEQDAPLAPGSKHRVLENKEGVWYWEGEPISFDKLIR, encoded by the coding sequence ATGAACGATTCTGTTAAGGGTAGATATTATAGCATTACTACTCAAGTTTTAAGTCAGTTGGAAATGGGTATTATGCGTGAAGTACCGGCAAAGCCAACCTGTCAACAGTCATGGTTTGGTCTGGAAATGTTCATGCTTCTGTTGCTTTTAGGCAGTTTGCCGATAGGAGCTTTACAGGCACAGGAAAAAGGTGATCGCCCCAATATACTATTTATCGCCAGCGATGATCTTAACGACTGGATAGGAGCGCTTAACGGGCATCCGCAAGTTCTGACACCTAACATTGACCGTCTTGCAAAGCGCGGAACGCTGTTCACCAATGCCCATACGCAGGCTCCCCTTTGCAACCCTTCCCGGGTAAGCATCATGACGGGCTTGCGTCCTTCTACTACAGGAATTTACGGACTCGCTCCGCGGCATCGCCAGGTTGACAAAACAAAGGATGTAGTGACATTGCCTCAGTATTTTGCTACCAACGGTTACCGCACCATGTCGGCGGGCAAAGTCTTTCATGGAGGCATTACCCCCAAAGAACGTGAGGTTGAATTCCAGGAGTGGGGACCGGATGGCGGGCATAAACCTTTTCCTGAAGAGAAAATTGTGAAAGTTCCTCTTGATATGGTGGACCATCCTTTGATAGACTGGGGTGTGTTTCCTGAAGAAGAAGATTCACTGATGGATGATTATAAGGTAGCTTCCTGGGCAGTGAAACAGCTAGAGGTATTAGGAGAGGGGGAGAGTAATAAACCTTTTTTCATGGCAGTCGGATTTAATAAGCCCCATGTGCCCCTTTATACTACGCAGAAGTGGTTTGATCTTTATCCGGAAGAAGAAGTAATACTGCCGCCTGCCCCGGAAGGAGATCGTGATGACATTCCGGATTTTGCCTGGTACCTGCACTGGTACCTGCCGGAGCCCCGGCTCTCCTGGGTGATAAAAAACAATGAATGGCGGGCGAAAGTCCGGGCGTATCTGGCAACCATCAGTTTTATGGATGAGCAGGTGGGTAGGGTGCTTGACGCGCTGGAAGCACAGGGTTTGGCCGACAATACCATTGTTGTATTCTGGTCAGATCATGGTTACCATATGGGTGAAAAAGGAATTACCGGTAAAAACACTTTGTGGGAAAGGTCAACACGGATACCGTTGATCTTTGCCGGGCCGGGGGTAACAGCAGGGGCAAAGTCATCGCAGCCCGCCGAACTTTTGGATATGTATCCGACATTGGTAGCGTTAGCAGGCTTGCCTGAGAAAGAAGAAATTGAAGGCATATCGCTAATGCCGCAGCTGAAAGATGCAAATGCTTCGCGGGAACGCCCGGCCATGACGACTCATAATCCCGGCAACCATACAGTGCGCACTGAGCGGTGGCGCTACATCCGCTATGCGGATGGTTCGGAGGAGTTGTATGATCATCTGCGAGATAAGGACGAATGGGCAAATCTGGCAGCTCACCCTGAGTACGCAGAAATTAAAGAAGAACTGGCGACCTGGCTGCCGGAACAGGATGCCCCATTAGCTCCGGGTAGCAAACATCGTGTATTGGAGAATAAAGAGGGAGTGTGGTATTGGGAAGGTGAGCCGATTAGTTTTGACAAGCTGATAAGATAA
- a CDS encoding sulfatase family protein, producing MKKTVKIGIQILIALYLPVMVWAQNSPPNVLIIMTDQQNADMMSCAGNKWLKTPNIDKLAAKGMRFEKAYVTNPVCSPSRFSILTGRYPTAINMRHNASKLDQDNLLEIIPESVGFAFKEAGYETFYGGKVHLPSGGKDAKTYGFDKLISLDERDDLAEKSKEFLLNRDTISPFFAFVNFINPHDICYEAIRHFPPENRAPAEIPIPLLEAVEIPDSLTEKEFFASYCPPLPDNFEPTHNEPAAIMQLKELHSFTIDARKYWKEKDWRLHRWAYHRLTERVDEQIGKVLDALENSAIRDNTIVVFTSDHGEMSASHRLEHKTVFYEESSNIPLIVWYEGMDNKGETDDQHLISNGLDLYPTLCELAGIKVPEDLPGISFVPLLQNDNKAYQARQYLFMENEIGFMARDARFKYALYDNGDEMLIDLQNDPGEMFNVAGQVKHREAQKTLKDHLLKHIAKSNVKK from the coding sequence ATGAAGAAGACTGTTAAAATAGGAATACAGATATTGATTGCGCTATACCTTCCTGTCATGGTATGGGCGCAAAATTCACCACCCAATGTATTAATTATCATGACAGATCAGCAAAATGCTGATATGATGAGCTGTGCAGGAAATAAGTGGCTAAAGACCCCAAATATAGATAAGTTGGCTGCTAAGGGGATGCGGTTTGAAAAAGCCTATGTAACCAATCCTGTATGTTCACCTTCCAGGTTTAGTATACTGACCGGCAGGTACCCTACTGCCATTAATATGCGGCACAATGCAAGTAAACTTGACCAGGATAACTTATTGGAAATCATACCTGAATCAGTAGGATTTGCGTTCAAGGAAGCGGGTTACGAGACTTTTTATGGAGGTAAAGTCCATTTGCCGTCAGGGGGCAAAGATGCCAAAACTTATGGTTTTGATAAGCTAATTTCATTGGATGAGCGGGATGATCTGGCAGAAAAAAGCAAAGAATTTTTACTCAACAGAGATACAATATCACCATTTTTTGCATTTGTCAACTTTATCAATCCACATGATATTTGTTATGAAGCGATCAGACATTTTCCTCCTGAAAACAGGGCGCCCGCGGAAATACCTATACCATTACTAGAAGCAGTAGAAATTCCTGATTCTCTTACAGAAAAGGAGTTTTTTGCATCGTATTGCCCTCCCTTACCGGATAATTTTGAGCCAACCCATAACGAGCCGGCTGCCATTATGCAATTAAAAGAGCTGCATTCTTTTACGATTGATGCCCGTAAGTATTGGAAGGAAAAAGATTGGCGTCTGCATCGCTGGGCATACCATCGCCTGACAGAAAGGGTTGATGAGCAAATTGGAAAAGTGCTGGACGCTCTGGAAAACTCAGCAATCAGGGATAATACCATTGTCGTTTTTACTTCTGACCATGGCGAAATGAGCGCCTCGCATCGGCTGGAGCATAAAACAGTGTTTTATGAAGAGTCCTCCAACATACCCTTGATCGTTTGGTATGAGGGGATGGATAATAAGGGTGAAACAGATGATCAGCATTTGATATCCAATGGCTTAGATCTTTATCCTACCCTTTGCGAACTTGCCGGGATTAAAGTCCCAGAAGACTTGCCGGGAATTTCCTTTGTTCCGCTCTTACAAAATGATAACAAAGCTTATCAAGCCCGACAATACCTGTTTATGGAGAATGAAATTGGTTTTATGGCTCGGGATGCAAGATTTAAGTATGCGCTATATGATAATGGCGATGAAATGCTGATTGATCTGCAAAATGATCCGGGAGAGATGTTCAATGTTGCAGGGCAGGTAAAGCACAGAGAAGCGCAAAAAACTTTAAAAGATCATTTACTAAAGCATATCGCTAAAAGCAATGTAAAAAAATAA
- a CDS encoding sulfatase-like hydrolase/transferase encodes MSIRFLCILLLLQGFTLKVYCQQLENPTRPNIIFILTDDQRWDALGYAGNDLVSTPAMDRLAEEGVYFKNALVTTPICAASRATLLTGLYERTHGYNFQTSTVKDEFMNMAYPKVLRESGYYTGFYGKLGVRTDLESELFDAYESYDRNTAYDDRRGYFYKTLHDDTVHLTRYTGQQALDFIDRAPDHQPFSLSLSFSAPHAHDGAEDQYFWQQETEHLLADVTVPDPSLKEDRYFEKLPKEVREGFNRTRWHWRYDTPEKYQHSVKGYYRMIAGIDLEIAKIREKLEEKGLAENTVIILMGDNGYFLGERQLAGKWLMYDNSIRVPLIIHDPRVNMHRDLEEMALNVDVPSTMLDLAGVEIPASWQGKSLLPLVKAETKSIERDTVLIEHLWEFENIPPSEGVRTKDWKYLRYVNDQSIEELYQLSKDPQETKNLADQKKYQKVLAELREKCDELIQKYQDPTVGKPEGLTVELIRKPGAVSIVDQKPEYQWQVPEGAVKQLGYQLLVASSRKNIDQNIGDVWDSGQVRSAQSINLEHAGKPLEDGKTYYCKVRLWGEHNRLGAYSEPQSFTFSNNKQSQITTPNIFQIDSIKPVKMTRLEGGGYLLDFGKDAFATLELNYTASKAETLTIRLGEQLAKGRINSQPEGHIRYQEVNLAVEPGKQKYSIAIQADERNTLPAAVALPDSFPVLLPFRYAEIHGAAAEIHPEDVHQIAYHTYFEEDQSRFISSDTILNQIWDLCKYSIKATSFAGLYVDGDRERIPYEADAYINQLSHYAVDREYAIARRTIEYFMENPTWPTEWQLHVALMFYEDYSYTGNTELIEKHYDALKHKTLMELARPDGLISSEKATPEFMQKLGFKDPEIKMRDIVDWPPAQKDTGWKLATEEGERDGFVFMPINTVINSLFYQNMRIMTEFARVLGKTEDALAFELMAVKVKKAVNEKLFDKEKGRYVDGEGTDHASLHANMMPLAFDMVPEQYIPSVVEFIKSRGMACSVYGAQYLMDGLYHAGAEDYALELMTATHDRSWWNMIAIGSTITLEAWDMKYKPNADWNHAWGAVPGNVIARKMWGIEPKIPGASIVSIQPQLASLQSSEIEVPFVTGVVKASYQKVNARLQRYVFELPANVSADLVLKYGQDDTITLNGQPVDTSFESIRLSPGVNTLELSVSSF; translated from the coding sequence ATGAGCATTAGATTCCTTTGCATACTTTTATTACTACAAGGCTTCACTCTTAAGGTCTACTGTCAGCAGCTGGAAAACCCTACAAGACCGAATATCATTTTTATTTTAACTGATGACCAGCGCTGGGATGCATTAGGCTATGCGGGTAATGATTTGGTCAGTACTCCAGCTATGGACCGTCTGGCAGAAGAAGGTGTATATTTCAAAAACGCTTTAGTCACTACGCCCATCTGTGCTGCCAGCCGGGCAACTTTGCTCACGGGTTTGTATGAGCGCACACATGGCTATAATTTCCAGACCAGTACGGTAAAAGATGAATTTATGAACATGGCCTATCCCAAAGTGCTGAGGGAGTCTGGATACTATACCGGCTTTTATGGAAAATTGGGTGTAAGGACTGATTTGGAAAGCGAGCTGTTTGATGCTTATGAAAGCTATGATAGAAATACCGCTTACGATGACAGGCGGGGCTACTTTTATAAAACACTGCATGACGATACCGTACACCTGACCCGCTATACCGGTCAACAAGCCCTGGATTTTATTGATCGTGCACCTGATCATCAGCCTTTTAGTCTGAGTCTTAGTTTCAGTGCCCCACACGCCCACGACGGTGCTGAAGATCAATACTTCTGGCAGCAGGAAACGGAGCATTTACTGGCAGATGTTACTGTACCTGATCCCTCCCTGAAAGAAGACCGGTATTTTGAAAAACTTCCAAAGGAAGTAAGAGAAGGTTTCAACCGCACCCGCTGGCACTGGCGCTATGATACTCCCGAAAAATACCAGCACAGCGTAAAAGGCTACTACCGTATGATTGCCGGCATTGACCTGGAGATTGCAAAGATCAGGGAGAAATTAGAGGAAAAAGGACTTGCCGAGAATACTGTGATCATCCTGATGGGAGATAATGGGTACTTTCTGGGAGAGCGGCAGCTAGCCGGAAAGTGGCTGATGTATGACAACTCCATTCGTGTGCCCCTCATCATCCATGATCCCAGAGTAAATATGCACCGGGATTTAGAGGAGATGGCATTGAACGTAGATGTACCATCCACCATGCTGGATTTGGCAGGTGTAGAAATTCCCGCTTCCTGGCAGGGAAAGAGTTTGCTCCCCCTGGTAAAGGCAGAGACAAAAAGCATAGAAAGAGATACCGTGCTCATTGAGCATTTATGGGAATTTGAAAATATCCCACCCAGCGAAGGTGTCAGGACAAAAGACTGGAAGTATCTCAGGTATGTCAATGACCAATCCATAGAAGAGCTATATCAGCTCAGTAAAGATCCACAGGAAACTAAAAACCTGGCGGATCAAAAGAAATATCAGAAGGTACTGGCAGAACTGCGGGAAAAGTGTGACGAGCTGATCCAAAAATACCAGGACCCTACGGTAGGAAAACCGGAAGGCTTGACGGTAGAACTGATCCGAAAACCTGGGGCAGTAAGCATTGTAGACCAAAAGCCAGAGTATCAATGGCAGGTGCCCGAAGGAGCCGTAAAGCAATTGGGCTATCAGCTGTTAGTCGCTTCATCCCGGAAAAATATTGACCAAAACATCGGTGATGTGTGGGACAGTGGACAGGTTAGATCTGCTCAGTCCATCAACTTAGAACATGCAGGTAAACCACTAGAAGATGGTAAGACGTATTACTGCAAAGTAAGGCTTTGGGGTGAACACAACCGTTTGGGAGCTTATTCAGAACCACAATCTTTTACTTTTTCAAATAACAAGCAGTCTCAAATCACCACACCCAATATTTTCCAAATAGACAGTATCAAACCAGTAAAAATGACTCGCCTGGAGGGGGGAGGCTATCTGCTGGATTTTGGCAAAGATGCTTTTGCCACCCTGGAACTCAACTATACTGCCAGCAAAGCGGAAACTTTGACCATACGCCTGGGGGAGCAATTGGCGAAGGGTAGAATCAATTCCCAGCCTGAAGGACATATCAGGTATCAGGAAGTGAATCTTGCCGTAGAGCCGGGCAAGCAAAAATACAGCATAGCAATACAGGCAGATGAGAGGAATACCCTGCCCGCTGCCGTGGCCTTGCCGGATTCCTTTCCGGTACTGCTGCCTTTCCGCTATGCAGAAATTCATGGTGCGGCAGCTGAGATCCATCCTGAAGATGTGCATCAGATAGCTTATCATACCTATTTTGAAGAGGATCAGAGCCGTTTTATCAGTTCCGATACCATTCTCAATCAGATATGGGATTTGTGTAAATATTCTATCAAAGCCACTTCTTTTGCAGGTTTATATGTAGATGGCGATAGGGAAAGAATACCTTATGAGGCCGATGCGTACATCAATCAGCTAAGCCACTATGCTGTGGATAGAGAGTACGCCATTGCCCGCAGGACCATAGAATACTTCATGGAAAACCCGACCTGGCCCACCGAATGGCAGCTGCATGTAGCCCTGATGTTTTATGAAGATTACAGCTACACCGGCAATACCGAACTGATAGAAAAACATTACGATGCGCTAAAACATAAAACACTGATGGAACTGGCGCGGCCCGATGGACTCATCAGTTCAGAAAAAGCCACGCCGGAATTTATGCAAAAGCTGGGTTTTAAAGATCCGGAGATCAAAATGCGGGACATTGTGGACTGGCCTCCTGCCCAGAAAGATACCGGATGGAAACTGGCCACAGAAGAAGGAGAAAGAGACGGATTTGTCTTTATGCCCATCAACACAGTGATCAACAGCTTGTTTTATCAGAATATGCGTATCATGACGGAATTTGCCCGGGTGCTGGGTAAAACCGAGGATGCTTTAGCATTTGAACTCATGGCGGTAAAAGTGAAGAAAGCTGTAAATGAGAAGTTATTTGACAAAGAAAAAGGTAGATATGTAGATGGAGAGGGCACAGATCATGCATCACTGCATGCCAATATGATGCCGCTAGCATTTGATATGGTTCCTGAGCAGTACATCCCTTCTGTGGTAGAGTTTATCAAAAGCAGGGGCATGGCCTGTAGTGTGTATGGCGCGCAGTATCTGATGGATGGACTTTATCACGCCGGAGCAGAGGACTATGCTCTGGAGTTGATGACCGCAACCCATGACCGGAGTTGGTGGAACATGATTGCCATAGGTTCTACCATCACCCTGGAGGCCTGGGACATGAAGTACAAGCCCAATGCTGATTGGAACCATGCCTGGGGCGCAGTACCCGGAAATGTCATTGCCCGAAAAATGTGGGGCATTGAACCCAAAATACCAGGAGCTTCCATAGTTAGTATTCAGCCTCAGCTGGCAAGCCTGCAATCCTCTGAAATAGAGGTGCCTTTTGTGACTGGAGTTGTAAAGGCATCTTACCAAAAAGTAAATGCCCGCTTGCAGCGCTATGTGTTTGAGCTACCTGCCAATGTATCTGCTGATTTGGTATTGAAATATGGACAGGACGACACCATCACGCTGAATGGTCAACCGGTAGATACCTCATTTGAAAGCATACGTTTGTCACCGGGGGTGAACACATTAGAATTAAGCGTCAGTTCTTTTTAA
- a CDS encoding RagB/SusD family nutrient uptake outer membrane protein, translating to MKNSNITYLLIGLLSFALISCNEDDFLQEDPVTNLSTQTFFESEQDFRQATNAVYTNLQTMAGGTNVGTGTGGFWAMSELRSDNSTYQYNTVDLSGHFTWYLDNFIMATTNPVVNVFWNAAYEGIGKANIVIQQSEDKEYDNKEQIVAEAKFLRALYYSYLLRYFGNIPLVTEPTASYEEAFANNAQVDKQQVYELILADLNEAKTALPANYSAQDQGKATSGAARTLLAKELMELERYSEAASELEAVINSGEYMLLEDYSDVFDVENENNQELIFSVQFIEGVYGLSSMYMYLFAPWNAGPELLGHAQQIARTGMNIPTTDLIESFEKGDDRKSMIDLSYIDEVNGFYQGNIVPFNKKFWDSEHSIQYQTGTNFPLFRYPHVLLMLAECYLRAGGGDPVALVNQVRTRAGLPTVASVTLEDIIHERRVEFYGEADRWDVLVRTNKVFEVMEAHGENERQNRSEVHVGDAAFRDIKVLYPIPASAIQTDPSLQQNPEYL from the coding sequence ATGAAAAACAGCAATATAACATACTTACTTATAGGCTTATTGAGCTTTGCTTTAATAAGCTGCAATGAAGATGATTTTCTGCAGGAAGATCCGGTAACAAATCTAAGTACGCAAACTTTTTTTGAGAGCGAGCAGGATTTTAGACAGGCCACCAATGCTGTCTATACCAACCTTCAAACGATGGCTGGGGGTACTAATGTAGGAACGGGAACCGGAGGTTTTTGGGCTATGTCTGAACTACGATCAGACAACTCTACCTATCAGTATAACACAGTAGATCTGTCAGGGCATTTTACTTGGTATCTGGACAATTTTATCATGGCTACTACGAATCCTGTAGTAAATGTATTCTGGAATGCTGCGTATGAAGGAATAGGAAAGGCTAATATTGTTATCCAACAAAGTGAAGACAAGGAGTATGATAACAAAGAGCAGATCGTGGCGGAAGCCAAGTTCTTGCGTGCTCTCTACTACTCTTATCTACTCAGATACTTCGGTAACATACCTTTGGTGACTGAACCCACTGCATCCTACGAAGAAGCCTTTGCCAACAATGCACAGGTTGACAAACAACAGGTATATGAGCTTATTCTTGCTGACCTGAATGAAGCAAAAACAGCATTGCCAGCTAATTATTCAGCCCAGGATCAGGGAAAAGCTACTTCAGGAGCAGCAAGGACGCTTCTGGCCAAAGAATTGATGGAACTGGAGCGTTATAGCGAAGCCGCTTCAGAACTTGAAGCTGTCATAAATAGTGGAGAGTATATGTTATTAGAAGATTATTCAGATGTTTTTGATGTAGAGAATGAGAATAATCAGGAACTGATTTTTTCAGTTCAATTTATTGAGGGTGTTTATGGATTAAGCAGCATGTATATGTACTTGTTTGCACCCTGGAATGCAGGACCGGAACTCCTGGGGCATGCTCAGCAAATCGCCAGAACGGGAATGAATATTCCGACTACTGATCTGATAGAATCATTTGAGAAAGGGGACGATAGAAAATCAATGATAGACTTAAGCTATATTGATGAAGTGAATGGCTTCTATCAAGGTAATATTGTTCCTTTTAACAAAAAATTCTGGGATTCAGAACATAGCATACAATACCAAACCGGAACTAATTTTCCTTTGTTCAGGTATCCGCATGTGCTCCTCATGCTGGCTGAATGTTATCTGAGAGCTGGAGGAGGAGATCCTGTCGCGTTAGTGAATCAGGTACGAACCCGTGCAGGCTTGCCAACTGTGGCGAGCGTAACGCTTGAAGATATCATTCATGAGCGAAGGGTAGAATTTTATGGGGAAGCCGATCGCTGGGATGTATTGGTGAGAACCAATAAGGTGTTTGAAGTAATGGAAGCCCATGGAGAAAACGAAAGGCAGAACCGATCTGAAGTACATGTAGGTGATGCTGCTTTTAGAGATATCAAGGTCTTGTATCCTATTCCTGCCAGTGCGATTCAAACAGACCCAAGTCTGCAACAGAATCCTGAATATCTGTAA